A genome region from Proteus vulgaris includes the following:
- the fadE gene encoding acyl-CoA dehydrogenase FadE, whose protein sequence is MTLLSIVLFIVLIGVLSYRKFGIAISSLTLIAYTLIMGVANIWSYWLLLPVALVLLPFTIPSIRRAYISVPALKAFQKVMPSMSKTEQEAIDAGTTWWEGELFRGAPDWKQLHNYPKPQLTAEEQAFLDGPVEEVCRMTNDFEITHELADLPPEIWQYLKDHRFFAMIIKKEYGGLEFSAYAQSRVLQKLAGVSGILAITVGVPNSLGPGELLQHYGTDEQKKRYLPGLAKGDEIPCFALTSPEAGSDAGAIPDSGVVCMGEWQGEQILGIRLTWNKRYITLAPIATVLGLAFKLRDPDHLLSNDENPGITCALIPTNVKGVEIGHRHFPLNVPFMNGPTRGKDVFVPIDYIIGGPKMAGQGWRMLVECLSVGRGITLPSNSTGGLKSAAMATGAYSRVRRQFKIPIGKMEGIEEPLARLAGNAYLLDAASTLITTGIMLGEKPAVLSAIVKYHCTHRAQRGIIDAMDIVGGKGICLGPSNFVARSYQGSPIAITVEGANILTRSMIIYGQGAIRCHPYVLDEIAAARENNLHDFDRALFGHIGHVASNTLRSLWLGITNGRLSNAPTNDETRRYYQQINRLSANMALLSDVSMGVLGGSLKRRERISARLGDILSHIFLASATLKRYEDEGRHTADLPLVHWSLKECLYQAENAIDELLRNFPSRVIAGTMRAIIFPLGKAQKLPSDKLDSKVAQLIQQPSETRDRIGRGQYLTPSEHNPHGLMEEALLDILAAEPIFDRICRLYEKKFSFTQLDKLAEKALADKRVTQEEADILRKAEQSRLRSINVDEFDFDALAVPVKKPQTDKVKTDKAA, encoded by the coding sequence ATGACACTACTCAGTATCGTACTTTTTATTGTTCTTATTGGCGTACTTAGTTATCGCAAATTCGGTATCGCGATAAGCAGCCTAACACTTATTGCTTATACATTAATCATGGGTGTCGCCAACATTTGGAGTTACTGGTTACTCCTTCCCGTTGCATTGGTTTTATTACCCTTTACTATTCCTTCTATTCGTAGAGCCTATATCTCAGTACCTGCACTTAAAGCATTTCAAAAAGTCATGCCTTCGATGTCTAAAACAGAACAAGAAGCTATTGATGCTGGTACAACATGGTGGGAAGGCGAACTTTTCCGTGGCGCTCCCGACTGGAAACAACTTCATAATTACCCTAAACCACAGCTAACCGCTGAAGAGCAAGCTTTCCTTGATGGACCTGTCGAAGAAGTTTGTCGCATGACAAATGACTTTGAAATTACTCATGAATTAGCTGACTTACCTCCTGAAATCTGGCAATACCTTAAAGATCATCGCTTCTTTGCCATGATCATTAAAAAAGAGTACGGCGGATTAGAGTTTTCAGCCTACGCCCAATCACGCGTATTGCAAAAACTGGCAGGGGTGTCAGGTATTTTAGCCATCACCGTTGGTGTACCTAACTCTTTAGGCCCCGGTGAGCTATTGCAACACTATGGTACTGATGAACAGAAAAAACGCTATTTACCCGGTTTAGCCAAAGGGGATGAAATTCCTTGTTTCGCCTTAACAAGCCCTGAAGCAGGCTCCGATGCAGGTGCTATTCCTGACAGTGGCGTTGTCTGTATGGGAGAATGGCAAGGTGAACAAATTCTTGGCATTCGTTTAACCTGGAATAAACGCTATATCACGCTTGCCCCTATCGCGACCGTATTAGGATTAGCATTTAAATTACGCGATCCTGACCATCTATTGAGTAATGATGAAAATCCAGGCATCACCTGTGCGTTAATTCCAACCAATGTTAAAGGTGTTGAAATCGGCCATCGCCATTTCCCATTAAACGTGCCATTTATGAATGGGCCAACTCGTGGTAAAGATGTTTTTGTTCCCATCGATTACATCATTGGTGGACCAAAAATGGCCGGTCAAGGTTGGAGAATGCTGGTGGAATGTCTCTCTGTTGGTCGTGGCATCACATTACCATCAAATTCTACTGGTGGATTAAAAAGTGCCGCTATGGCAACTGGGGCTTATTCTCGTGTCCGTCGCCAGTTCAAAATTCCTATCGGTAAAATGGAAGGTATTGAAGAGCCATTAGCTCGCCTTGCTGGAAATGCTTATCTCTTAGATGCAGCATCCACATTAATTACCACAGGTATTATGTTAGGTGAAAAACCTGCCGTATTATCCGCCATAGTCAAATATCATTGTACTCATAGAGCACAACGAGGAATTATCGACGCAATGGATATTGTGGGAGGGAAAGGGATCTGCCTTGGGCCATCAAACTTTGTCGCGCGCTCTTATCAAGGTTCTCCAATCGCCATTACTGTTGAAGGTGCCAATATTTTAACTCGTAGCATGATCATTTATGGTCAAGGTGCTATCCGTTGCCATCCTTATGTATTAGATGAAATTGCCGCTGCACGAGAAAATAACCTACATGATTTTGACCGCGCTCTATTTGGTCATATCGGTCATGTAGCAAGTAATACCTTACGTAGTTTGTGGTTAGGTATCACGAATGGTCGATTAAGTAACGCCCCGACTAATGATGAAACCCGTCGTTATTATCAACAAATTAACCGTTTGAGTGCCAATATGGCGCTGTTATCTGATGTTTCGATGGGCGTTTTAGGTGGAAGTTTAAAACGTCGTGAGCGTATTTCAGCGCGTTTAGGTGACATATTAAGTCATATCTTCCTCGCTTCTGCCACGCTTAAGCGTTACGAAGATGAAGGTCGCCATACTGCAGATTTGCCTCTCGTACATTGGAGCCTAAAAGAGTGTTTATACCAAGCGGAGAATGCAATTGATGAACTGCTACGCAATTTTCCAAGCCGAGTTATTGCAGGCACGATGCGTGCAATTATTTTCCCACTCGGTAAAGCTCAAAAATTGCCATCAGATAAATTAGACAGCAAAGTAGCGCAACTTATCCAACAACCTTCTGAAACCCGTGATCGTATTGGCAGAGGTCAATACTTAACACCAAGTGAGCATAATCCACATGGTTTAATGGAAGAAGCATTACTGGATATCTTAGCTGCTGAGCCTATCTTCGACCGTATTTGTCGCCTTTATGAGAAGAAATTCAGCTTTACTCAGCTAGATAAACTAGCAGAAAAAGCACTGGCTGATAAACGAGTCACCCAAGAAGAGGCTGATATCTTACGTAAAGCAGAACAAAGCCGCTTACGGAGTATTAATGTCGATGAATTTGACTTTGATGCATTGGCGGTGCCTGTAAAAAAGCCGCAAACTGACAAAGTCAAAACAGACAAGGCCGCTTAA
- the lpcA gene encoding D-sedoheptulose 7-phosphate isomerase — protein sequence MYQDLIRGELTEAAETLSRFLQDDANIEAIQKAAVLLADSFKAGGKVLSCGNGGSHCDAMHFAEELTGRYRENRPGYPAIAISDVSHISCVSNDFGYEYIFSRYVEAVGKEGDVLLGISTSGNSGNIIKAISAAREKGMKVITLTGKDGGKMDGTADIEIRVPHFGYADRIQEIHIKVIHILIQLIEKEMEK from the coding sequence ATGTACCAAGATCTTATCCGTGGTGAATTAACTGAAGCAGCAGAGACTCTTTCCCGTTTTCTTCAAGATGATGCAAATATTGAAGCTATCCAAAAAGCAGCGGTGTTATTAGCCGATTCTTTTAAAGCGGGTGGCAAAGTATTATCTTGCGGTAATGGGGGTTCTCATTGCGATGCAATGCATTTTGCCGAAGAGTTAACAGGACGTTATCGTGAAAATCGCCCTGGTTATCCAGCCATTGCTATTTCAGATGTAAGCCATATCTCATGTGTAAGTAATGATTTTGGCTATGAATATATCTTCTCCCGTTATGTTGAAGCTGTGGGTAAAGAAGGTGACGTTCTGCTGGGGATTTCAACCTCAGGCAATTCAGGCAATATCATCAAAGCAATTAGCGCTGCGCGTGAGAAAGGCATGAAAGTCATTACGTTAACAGGTAAAGATGGCGGGAAAATGGACGGTACAGCAGATATTGAAATACGTGTACCTCATTTCGGTTACGCTGATCGTATTCAAGAAATCCATATCAAAGTTATTCATATTCTGATCCAATTAATTGAAAAAGAAATGGAAAAATAA
- a CDS encoding class II glutamine amidotransferase, which yields MCELLGMSANVPTDINFSLSGLIPRGGKTGPHKDGWGITFYEGLGCRTFKDPQASAISPVARFVQEYPIKSEAVIAHIRQANRGNVSLENTHPFTRELWGKNWTYAHNGQLKGYQSLETGRFRAIGQTDSEKAFCWILNQLENRYKRTPVNWPAVFRFIATLASQLKQKGVFNMLLSDGRFVMAYCSTNLHWITRKAPFGKAKLLDQDVEIDFQQHTQSDDVVSVISTLPLTGNESWQRIPAGEFVLFDRGVRIL from the coding sequence ATGTGTGAGTTGTTAGGCATGAGTGCAAATGTACCGACAGATATTAATTTCAGTCTAAGTGGATTAATTCCAAGAGGTGGTAAGACAGGACCTCATAAAGATGGTTGGGGAATTACTTTCTACGAAGGATTAGGATGTCGCACATTTAAAGATCCTCAAGCTAGCGCAATTTCGCCAGTCGCTCGCTTTGTTCAAGAATATCCAATTAAATCCGAGGCGGTAATCGCTCATATTCGTCAAGCGAATCGGGGAAATGTCTCTCTAGAAAATACCCATCCTTTTACTCGTGAATTATGGGGAAAAAACTGGACGTATGCACATAATGGTCAACTAAAAGGTTATCAATCTCTTGAAACTGGGCGTTTTAGAGCGATAGGGCAGACGGATAGTGAAAAAGCTTTTTGCTGGATCTTAAATCAGCTCGAAAATCGTTATAAACGAACCCCTGTGAATTGGCCTGCTGTATTTCGTTTTATCGCTACTTTAGCTTCTCAATTAAAGCAAAAAGGGGTTTTTAATATGCTGTTGTCAGATGGTCGATTTGTAATGGCATATTGTTCAACTAATTTACATTGGATCACGCGTAAAGCGCCTTTTGGCAAAGCTAAATTACTTGATCAAGATGTAGAAATCGATTTCCAGCAACACACTCAATCAGATGATGTGGTTTCAGTTATCTCAACATTACCGTTGACTGGAAATGAATCTTGGCAGCGTATTCCCGCTGGTGAGTTTGTCTTATTTGATCGTGGAGTGCGTATTCTGTAA
- a CDS encoding L,D-transpeptidase family protein, producing the protein MTSHAKQLISFLTLMLIPLLVNAENSSNFLMKPVKKSTGQPIYIQIFKEENLLELYTEKLDGQLEKVRTYPICSYSGGLGPKKFQGDLKSPEGFYQVNFSQLNPNSRFYRAINLGFPNQYDKSKGYTGDFLMIHGACKSVGCYAMTDAVMDEIYQYAELALQNGQSTINIHIFPFKMTAENMKKHQYSKDMDFWQQLMPAYEYVEERKQIPSVTVQDGRYFVNNTLTSTNNINPTLNLSQNSENKWLQNTHSTIK; encoded by the coding sequence ATGACCAGTCACGCAAAACAACTAATCAGTTTTTTAACATTAATGTTAATTCCTTTATTAGTTAACGCCGAAAACAGTTCAAATTTTCTAATGAAACCTGTTAAAAAAAGTACAGGACAACCTATCTATATTCAAATTTTCAAAGAAGAAAACTTACTTGAACTTTATACGGAAAAATTAGATGGGCAATTAGAAAAAGTACGTACTTATCCTATTTGTAGCTATTCTGGCGGTCTTGGACCTAAAAAGTTTCAAGGTGATCTAAAAAGCCCTGAAGGTTTTTATCAAGTCAATTTCTCACAATTAAATCCAAACAGTCGATTTTACCGAGCTATCAACCTAGGATTTCCTAATCAATATGATAAATCAAAAGGATATACTGGCGATTTTTTAATGATCCACGGAGCCTGTAAATCTGTGGGTTGCTATGCAATGACAGACGCTGTGATGGATGAAATTTATCAGTATGCTGAATTGGCGCTACAAAATGGTCAATCTACGATTAATATTCATATTTTTCCATTTAAAATGACCGCTGAAAATATGAAAAAACATCAATATTCAAAAGATATGGATTTCTGGCAGCAGCTTATGCCAGCCTACGAATATGTTGAAGAACGTAAACAGATCCCCTCTGTTACTGTTCAAGATGGGCGTTATTTCGTTAATAACACGTTGACTTCAACGAATAATATAAACCCAACCCTTAACTTATCACAAAATAGTGAAAACAAGTGGTTACAGAATACGCACTCCACGATCAAATAA
- a CDS encoding Na(+)-translocating NADH-quinone reductase subunit A, which produces MIKIKKGLDLPIAGAPAQVIEDGPAIRHVALLGEEYVGMRPSMMVSEGEHVKKGQILFEDKKNAGVVFTSPACGKVVAINRGERRVFQSIVIDIDGDEEITFNRYDSSMLSGLTREQVETNLVNSGMWTALRTRPYSRTPHLGTTPVAIFVSAMDTNPLAADPMVIIEQNEKAFNDGLVVLTRLTEGKVYVCHGEKSPTKLNDGQISYNQFSGPHPAGLVGTHIHFLEPVSAKKTVWHLNYQDVIAIGYLFTTGSLYTERVVALAGPQVKAPRLVRTRLGADLYELTKDQLVDGENRIISGSVLWGWKSDEVHHYLGRFHNQVSVLREGRDKELFGWGMPGSDKFSITRTTIGHFLKNKRFAFTTTMNGGERSMVPIGNYERVMPLDIMATHLLRDLVVGDTDSSQALGCLELDEEDLGLCTYVCPSKYEYGPALRQVLTKIEQEG; this is translated from the coding sequence ATGATTAAAATTAAAAAAGGACTCGACCTCCCAATTGCAGGAGCGCCTGCCCAAGTGATAGAAGACGGACCCGCGATTCGACACGTAGCATTGCTAGGTGAAGAATATGTCGGTATGCGTCCTTCTATGATGGTTTCGGAAGGTGAGCATGTAAAAAAAGGGCAAATTCTTTTTGAAGATAAAAAGAATGCCGGTGTTGTTTTCACCAGCCCAGCTTGTGGTAAAGTCGTTGCAATTAACCGCGGTGAACGCCGTGTGTTCCAATCTATCGTTATCGACATTGATGGCGACGAAGAAATCACTTTTAACCGTTATGATAGCTCAATGCTTTCAGGCCTGACCCGCGAGCAAGTTGAAACTAACCTTGTTAATTCGGGGATGTGGACTGCATTAAGGACTCGTCCTTATAGCCGTACCCCGCATTTAGGCACAACACCTGTCGCTATTTTTGTCTCTGCAATGGATACAAACCCACTTGCAGCGGATCCTATGGTTATTATTGAGCAAAATGAGAAGGCATTTAATGATGGCCTTGTTGTTTTAACTCGTTTAACCGAAGGTAAAGTTTATGTTTGTCATGGTGAAAAATCACCGACAAAATTAAATGATGGACAAATTAGCTATAACCAATTTTCAGGCCCACATCCAGCTGGGTTAGTCGGTACGCATATCCATTTCTTAGAACCCGTAAGTGCTAAGAAAACGGTTTGGCATTTAAATTACCAAGATGTCATTGCTATTGGTTATTTGTTTACAACAGGTTCTTTATATACCGAACGTGTTGTTGCATTAGCTGGCCCTCAAGTAAAAGCACCTCGTTTAGTGCGTACTCGTTTAGGGGCTGATCTCTATGAGTTAACTAAAGATCAATTAGTGGATGGTGAAAACCGCATTATTTCTGGCTCTGTATTATGGGGATGGAAATCTGATGAGGTGCATCACTATTTAGGTCGTTTCCATAACCAAGTTTCTGTATTACGTGAAGGTCGTGATAAAGAGTTATTTGGTTGGGGTATGCCGGGTAGCGATAAATTTTCTATCACTCGTACAACTATCGGTCACTTCTTAAAAAATAAACGCTTTGCCTTTACAACCACAATGAATGGCGGTGAACGTTCAATGGTACCTATTGGTAACTATGAACGTGTGATGCCGTTAGACATTATGGCAACGCATTTATTACGTGATTTAGTTGTCGGTGATACGGATAGTTCTCAAGCATTAGGTTGTTTGGAATTGGATGAAGAAGATTTGGGATTATGTACTTATGTTTGCCCAAGCAAATATGAGTATGGCCCAGCACTGCGCCAAGTATTGACCAAAATTGAGCAGGAAGGGTAA
- a CDS encoding NADH:ubiquinone reductase (Na(+)-transporting) subunit B gives MGLKNLFEKVEHHFEPGGKLAKWYVLYEAVTTVFYTPGTVTRNGGHVRDTIDLKRMMILVWLAVFPAMFWGMYNVGHQAIPALNQLYSGAELQQIIASDWHYRLAEFLGASLTTDAGWASKMLLGATYFLPIYFVVFAVGGFWEVLFAFIRGHEINEGFFVTSILFALIVPPTLPLWQAALGITFGVVIAKEIFGGTGRNFLNPALAGRAFLFFAYPAQISGDLVWTAADGFSGATPLSQWSVSGESALLNTATQQPISWMDAFLGYIPGSIGEVSTLMILIGGAVILFARIASWRIVAGVMVGMIAMSYLFNFIGSDTNPLFSMPWHWHLVLGGFAFGMMFMATDPVSASFTDKGKWAYGILIGVMAVLIRVVNPAYPEGMMLAILFANLFAPLFDYVVVQANIKRRKARG, from the coding sequence ATGGGTTTGAAAAATTTATTTGAAAAAGTAGAGCACCATTTTGAGCCCGGTGGCAAATTAGCAAAATGGTACGTGCTTTATGAAGCAGTTACCACGGTATTTTATACGCCAGGTACTGTTACGCGTAATGGTGGGCATGTTCGTGACACCATTGACCTAAAACGCATGATGATCTTAGTTTGGTTAGCCGTTTTCCCAGCAATGTTTTGGGGAATGTATAACGTTGGTCATCAAGCAATCCCTGCCCTTAATCAGTTATATAGTGGTGCTGAGTTACAGCAAATTATTGCTTCAGATTGGCACTATCGCCTTGCTGAATTTCTCGGTGCATCATTAACAACAGATGCTGGATGGGCAAGTAAGATGCTACTTGGTGCAACTTACTTTTTACCTATTTATTTTGTTGTTTTTGCAGTTGGTGGATTTTGGGAAGTTCTTTTTGCCTTTATTCGTGGCCATGAAATTAACGAAGGTTTCTTTGTTACATCCATTTTATTTGCCTTGATCGTACCGCCAACATTACCACTTTGGCAGGCTGCATTAGGTATTACATTTGGTGTTGTTATCGCGAAAGAAATCTTTGGTGGTACAGGGCGCAACTTCTTAAACCCAGCATTAGCAGGTCGTGCATTCCTATTCTTTGCTTATCCAGCTCAAATTTCAGGTGATCTGGTGTGGACTGCGGCTGATGGTTTCTCTGGTGCGACACCATTATCACAATGGTCTGTATCGGGTGAAAGTGCGTTATTAAATACCGCTACTCAACAACCGATCTCTTGGATGGATGCATTCCTTGGATATATTCCTGGGTCGATAGGTGAAGTTTCAACACTGATGATTTTAATCGGCGGTGCTGTCATTCTTTTTGCTCGTATTGCTTCTTGGCGTATTGTTGCTGGGGTAATGGTGGGCATGATTGCAATGTCATACCTGTTTAATTTTATCGGTTCAGATACCAATCCTCTCTTCTCAATGCCTTGGCACTGGCACTTAGTATTAGGTGGTTTTGCTTTTGGTATGATGTTTATGGCAACAGATCCAGTATCCGCATCGTTTACCGATAAAGGTAAATGGGCTTACGGTATTTTGATTGGCGTAATGGCTGTGCTTATTCGTGTCGTCAATCCTGCTTACCCAGAAGGTATGATGCTGGCAATCTTATTCGCAAATTTATTTGCACCACTGTTCGATTACGTGGTTGTTCAGGCGAATATTAAGCGGAGAAAAGCTCGTGGCTAA
- a CDS encoding Na(+)-translocating NADH-quinone reductase subunit C: protein MAKEKNKDSVARTFLVVFILCLVCSVVVAGAAVGLKSKQEEQKLLDKQRNILDVAGLLVPKMSATDVLKVYDTRIKAKIVNFQTGELTDSKGNFDLNAELRSDETSIALSPAEDIAKIRRRANTAEVYFVLDEQGKTTEVVLPVYGSGLWSVMYAFVAVDIDGVTAKGITYYSHGETPGLGGEVDNPQWKAQWKGKRLLTEEGIPAIKIVRSGASDSPYGIDGLSGATLTSNGIQHMFDFWLGEKGFGPFLKKVREGEING from the coding sequence GTGGCTAAAGAGAAAAACAAAGATAGCGTCGCAAGAACGTTCCTCGTTGTATTTATTCTATGTCTTGTGTGTTCTGTGGTCGTCGCAGGAGCCGCTGTTGGACTGAAATCTAAACAAGAAGAACAAAAACTTCTTGATAAACAACGAAATATTCTTGATGTTGCGGGTCTGCTCGTACCTAAAATGAGTGCGACAGATGTACTGAAAGTGTATGACACTCGTATTAAAGCAAAAATTGTGAATTTCCAGACAGGTGAACTGACTGACAGTAAAGGCAATTTTGATTTAAATGCTGAATTACGTAGTGATGAAACATCTATTGCATTATCACCCGCTGAAGATATTGCTAAAATTCGTCGCCGTGCTAATACCGCTGAAGTTTACTTCGTTCTCGATGAGCAAGGTAAAACAACAGAAGTCGTGCTACCTGTATATGGTTCAGGTTTATGGTCTGTCATGTACGCTTTCGTCGCTGTAGATATTGACGGGGTAACAGCGAAAGGAATTACTTATTATTCACATGGCGAAACACCGGGCTTAGGGGGTGAAGTTGATAACCCACAATGGAAAGCACAATGGAAAGGTAAGCGTTTACTGACGGAAGAAGGTATTCCTGCAATTAAAATTGTGCGTAGTGGTGCATCTGACAGTCCTTATGGTATTGATGGGCTTTCTGGAGCAACATTGACCTCAAATGGTATCCAGCATATGTTCGATTTTTGGTTAGGCGAAAAAGGTTTCGGCCCATTCCTGAAAAAAGTTCGTGAAGGAGAGATCAATGGCTGA
- a CDS encoding NADH:ubiquinone reductase (Na(+)-transporting) subunit D — MADTKEIKRVLLGPLLDNNPIALQVLGVCSALAVTTKLETALVMTIAVTLVTAFSNFFISLIRNYIPSSVRIIVQMAIIASLVIVVDQILQAYAYEISKQLSVFVGLIITNCIVMGRAEAYAMKSPPIESFMDGIGNGLGYGVILILVGFLRELFGSGKLFGITVMESVQNGGWYQPNGLFLLAPSAFFIIGLLIWGLRTLKPAQVEED; from the coding sequence ATGGCTGATACAAAAGAAATTAAACGCGTTTTACTTGGGCCATTGTTAGATAATAACCCGATTGCCTTACAGGTATTAGGTGTGTGTTCTGCATTGGCGGTAACAACAAAACTCGAAACCGCATTAGTGATGACAATTGCGGTAACTCTGGTTACTGCATTCTCAAACTTCTTTATTTCATTAATTCGTAATTACATACCAAGTAGCGTTCGTATTATTGTTCAAATGGCGATTATTGCTTCATTAGTTATCGTTGTTGACCAAATACTGCAAGCTTATGCGTATGAAATTTCTAAGCAACTTTCTGTTTTCGTTGGTCTTATCATTACTAACTGTATTGTCATGGGGCGTGCTGAAGCTTATGCGATGAAATCACCGCCTATTGAGAGTTTTATGGATGGTATTGGTAACGGTTTAGGATACGGCGTTATCTTGATCCTTGTTGGTTTTTTACGTGAACTTTTTGGTTCTGGTAAATTATTCGGCATTACCGTGATGGAGTCTGTCCAAAATGGTGGCTGGTATCAGCCAAACGGTTTATTCCTGTTAGCACCAAGTGCATTCTTTATTATTGGCTTGCTAATTTGGGGATTACGTACATTAAAACCTGCACAGGTTGAAGAGGACTAA
- the nqrE gene encoding NADH:ubiquinone reductase (Na(+)-transporting) subunit E — MEHYISLFVRAVFIENMALAFFLGMCTFLAVSKNVKTAFGLGIAVTVVLGLSVPLNNLVYNYVLRDNALMEGVDLSFLNFITFIGVIAALVQILEMILDRYFPALYNALGIFLPLITVNCAIFGGVSFMAQRDYNFSESIVYGFGSGIGWMLAIVLLASIREKMKYADVPAGMKGLGVTFVTTGLMALGFMSFSGVQL; from the coding sequence ATGGAACATTATATAAGCCTGTTTGTTCGTGCTGTTTTTATTGAGAATATGGCGCTCGCATTTTTCTTAGGGATGTGTACATTCCTCGCTGTCTCTAAAAATGTAAAAACAGCTTTTGGATTAGGTATCGCTGTTACCGTTGTTCTCGGTCTTTCTGTACCGTTGAATAACTTGGTTTACAACTATGTGTTACGTGATAATGCCTTGATGGAAGGTGTTGATTTAAGTTTCTTAAATTTTATTACTTTCATTGGTGTGATAGCGGCACTGGTACAAATCCTAGAAATGATTTTAGATCGTTATTTCCCTGCGCTGTATAACGCTCTAGGGATCTTCTTGCCACTTATTACCGTTAACTGCGCTATTTTCGGTGGTGTGTCATTTATGGCACAACGTGACTATAACTTTAGTGAATCTATTGTTTATGGTTTCGGATCTGGAATTGGTTGGATGTTAGCCATCGTATTACTGGCTTCTATCCGTGAGAAAATGAAGTACGCGGATGTACCGGCAGGTATGAAAGGGTTAGGCGTTACTTTTGTCACCACAGGGTTGATGGCATTAGGTTTCATGTCCTTCTCTGGTGTTCAGCTATAA
- the nqrF gene encoding NADH:ubiquinone reductase (Na(+)-transporting) subunit F, producing MDIIILGVVMFTLIVLVLTALILFAKSKLVNTGDISVEVNGDPEKSFNAPAGDKLLNVLSNEGIFISSACGGGGSCGQCRVKVLEGGGDILPTELSHINKREAKEGCRLACQVNVKNNLKLELPEEIFGVKKWECEVISNDNKATFIKELVLKIPEGEVVPFRAGGFIQIECPPHTVRYEDFDVPEEYREDWDKFNLFRYVSDVKETTVRAYSMANYPEEHGIIMLNVRIATPPPRNPDVPPGIMSSYIWSLKPGDKVTISGPFGEFFAKETDAEMIFIGGGAGMAPMRSHIFDQLKRLHTKRKISFWYGARSVREMFYTEDFDMLAKENENFTWNVALSDALPEDNWTGYTGFIHNVLFENYLKNHPAPEDCEFYMCGPPVMNAAVIKMLKDLGVEDENIMLDDFGG from the coding sequence ATGGATATAATTATTCTAGGTGTCGTGATGTTTACCCTGATTGTATTGGTATTAACAGCGTTGATTTTGTTTGCAAAATCAAAACTGGTCAATACAGGGGATATTTCAGTTGAGGTCAATGGAGACCCAGAAAAAAGTTTTAATGCACCAGCAGGAGATAAATTACTTAACGTATTATCAAACGAAGGTATTTTTATTTCATCAGCTTGTGGTGGCGGTGGCTCTTGTGGTCAGTGTCGCGTTAAAGTGTTGGAAGGTGGTGGCGATATTTTACCGACAGAACTTTCACATATTAACAAACGTGAAGCTAAAGAAGGTTGTCGTTTAGCGTGTCAGGTAAACGTAAAAAACAATCTGAAATTAGAATTACCAGAAGAAATTTTTGGTGTTAAAAAGTGGGAATGTGAAGTTATCTCAAATGATAATAAAGCCACTTTTATTAAAGAATTAGTGTTAAAAATTCCTGAAGGTGAAGTTGTACCTTTCCGCGCAGGTGGATTTATTCAAATCGAATGTCCTCCTCATACAGTACGTTATGAAGATTTTGATGTACCAGAAGAGTATCGTGAAGATTGGGATAAATTTAATTTATTCCGTTATGTTTCTGACGTTAAAGAAACCACAGTACGCGCTTATTCAATGGCGAACTATCCTGAAGAACATGGCATCATCATGTTAAACGTGCGTATTGCAACACCGCCACCACGCAATCCTGATGTGCCACCAGGAATTATGTCATCGTATATTTGGTCATTAAAACCAGGTGATAAGGTGACAATTTCAGGGCCATTTGGTGAATTCTTTGCTAAGGAAACCGATGCTGAGATGATCTTTATTGGTGGTGGTGCAGGTATGGCGCCAATGCGTTCACATATTTTCGACCAATTAAAGCGTTTACATACTAAACGTAAAATCAGCTTCTGGTATGGTGCGCGTTCTGTTCGTGAAATGTTTTACACTGAAGATTTCGATATGCTTGCAAAAGAAAACGAAAACTTCACATGGAATGTCGCGCTTTCAGATGCATTGCCTGAAGATAATTGGACTGGCTATACCGGATTTATTCACAATGTGTTGTTTGAAAATTACCTTAAAAATCATCCAGCACCAGAAGATTGTGAATTCTACATGTGTGGGCCACCAGTGATGAATGCCGCAGTGATTAAAATGCTCAAAGATTTAGGCGTTGAAGATGAAAACATTATGCTGGATGACTTTGGTGGTTGA